One stretch of Nitrospirota bacterium DNA includes these proteins:
- the lpxK gene encoding tetraacyldisaccharide 4'-kinase, with protein MKTETYTSTRQWFYTQLKSDSPQGAWRGVFFVLYLLSMLFGAAVQIRISLYQSGILKSKRLPTRVMSVGNISAGGTGKTPAVLSLARFFQREDFQVAVLSRGYKRISPGRIVLVSNGMQILVSAAEAGEEAYFLAKELKGVIVAVGKNRFLTGQFLLKKFKIDLIILDDGYQHLGLYRDTNILLLDGEKPFGNGYLLPRGILREPASAISRASLILLTRKEVLDGQRGQDSKHFNFGKIPTYSVFFIPDTFKNLITSEAYSSEKMKGKTSLLVSGIGNPKSFRDLAEQCEIKVVRELVFPDHHCYQMDDFDAIYDIARSRKVDFILTTDKDAVKLVHYMRNDIPIVVLKLQMKTGTDFPWIKLKEGKI; from the coding sequence ATGAAAACCGAGACCTATACGTCGACCCGGCAGTGGTTCTATACACAACTCAAGTCCGACAGCCCTCAGGGAGCCTGGAGAGGGGTGTTTTTCGTCCTTTATCTGCTATCCATGCTCTTTGGGGCTGCTGTGCAAATCAGGATCTCTCTATACCAGTCCGGAATATTGAAAAGCAAAAGGCTGCCGACGAGGGTAATGAGTGTTGGTAATATCAGCGCCGGGGGAACAGGGAAGACCCCGGCAGTTTTGTCCTTGGCGAGATTCTTTCAACGCGAAGACTTCCAGGTGGCGGTATTAAGCAGAGGATATAAGAGAATTTCTCCCGGCCGTATCGTATTGGTTTCTAATGGAATGCAGATATTGGTCTCAGCTGCCGAAGCGGGAGAAGAGGCCTATTTCCTCGCAAAGGAGTTGAAGGGCGTTATCGTCGCCGTCGGCAAAAATCGATTTTTGACGGGACAATTTTTGCTCAAGAAGTTTAAGATCGATTTAATTATTCTAGATGACGGATATCAGCATCTCGGTCTGTATCGTGATACCAATATCCTCCTGCTCGATGGTGAAAAGCCCTTCGGAAATGGTTATTTGCTTCCAAGAGGAATTCTAAGAGAACCGGCGTCCGCGATAAGCAGAGCGTCGCTTATCCTTTTAACACGGAAGGAAGTATTGGATGGCCAAAGGGGTCAGGATTCAAAGCATTTCAATTTTGGCAAGATTCCCACTTATTCAGTTTTCTTTATTCCCGACACTTTCAAGAATTTGATCACTTCTGAAGCTTATTCGTCAGAAAAGATGAAAGGAAAAACTTCTCTTCTTGTCTCCGGAATTGGCAATCCAAAATCATTTCGGGATTTGGCGGAACAATGTGAGATCAAAGTCGTTCGGGAATTGGTGTTCCCGGATCATCATTGCTATCAAATGGATGATTTTGATGCCATCTATGACATTGCCCGTTCCAGGAAAGTCGATTTCATATTGACGACTGATAAGGATGCCGTCAAATTGGTTCATTATATGCGAAATGACATCCCGATAGTTGTCCTGAAACTACAGATGAAGACCGGCACAGATTTCCCCTGGATAAAATTGAAAGAGGGCAAAATATAA
- a CDS encoding lysophospholipid acyltransferase family protein, protein METFNYRLQYLLYLLFSEMANRLPEEISNRFGRYLGRVFYLVDKRHRNVTLNNLRAAYGSRLNEAEIEKIAVQSFQNLGQSVLEMIRLSRRNATEILKSLSVEGAEHYQNAIKKGKGLVFIGAHMGNWELLGIAISLLFQKGFMVARKMDNPFLHLRVNEIRTFTGNKVINKNDAFWEMIRLLKKGELVCVLMDQNVAHREGVFVPFFGRPACTNKGLAMILLKTKTPMVPIFIVRKPDGSHRIIVKPEIPLVQTGNLKNDIRQNTANINLSIEEVVREYPDQWLWMHRRWKTQIESH, encoded by the coding sequence ATGGAAACTTTCAATTACCGTTTGCAATATCTCTTATACCTTCTTTTTTCTGAAATGGCCAACCGACTACCCGAGGAAATCTCGAATCGTTTCGGTCGGTACCTGGGGCGGGTGTTTTATCTTGTGGATAAAAGACATCGCAATGTCACCCTAAACAACTTGAGAGCCGCTTACGGCTCCCGGCTGAATGAAGCGGAAATTGAAAAGATAGCCGTCCAGAGTTTTCAGAATCTGGGACAGTCGGTACTTGAGATGATTCGGCTTTCCCGTCGAAACGCGACAGAAATCTTGAAAAGTCTTTCCGTAGAAGGGGCGGAACACTACCAAAATGCGATCAAGAAGGGAAAGGGTCTCGTCTTTATAGGTGCCCACATGGGAAATTGGGAACTCCTTGGAATTGCCATTTCCCTCCTGTTTCAAAAAGGATTTATGGTCGCCAGAAAAATGGACAATCCTTTCCTTCATCTTAGAGTCAATGAGATTCGAACATTCACAGGGAATAAAGTGATCAATAAGAATGATGCTTTCTGGGAAATGATCAGATTATTAAAGAAAGGTGAACTCGTTTGTGTTCTGATGGATCAAAATGTGGCCCACAGGGAAGGTGTTTTTGTTCCATTTTTTGGTCGTCCCGCCTGTACGAACAAGGGGCTAGCCATGATTTTGTTAAAAACCAAAACGCCCATGGTGCCGATCTTTATCGTGAGAAAACCAGACGGATCTCACCGAATCATCGTAAAACCTGAAATTCCACTCGTACAAACTGGAAATTTGAAAAATGATATCCGGCAAAATACTGCCAATATTAATCTCTCAATTGAAGAGGTTGTCAGAGAATATCCGGATCAGTGGCTATGGATGCATCGGCGATGGAAAACCCAAATTGAAAGCCATTAA
- a CDS encoding 3-deoxy-D-manno-octulosonic acid transferase, translated as MATLFYNCILILLFPFFVIWWMLSFTNSKYRTGWKERLGFLPVELTSSLKDRSVFWIHTVSVGEGNAAVPLLLRLKAKYPDKKLVVSTVTVTGQKNIRAKMKGIDGLFYFPFDFPWIVNRVIDHIHPELFIFFETEIWPNLLNRLRNKNVQSVLVNGRISDQSFGRYLKIRSLMSVWLGSISIALMQTEEDRKKFLALGGQPSSTHTTGNTKYDQIIRPNRIPFQEYPLLSRWDWWIAGSTHSKEEEMILKAYVLVRKRFPRLGLILAPRHPDRWNEVTGLLNRTGIRFLKRTGLSQNPEWKQEDAPVILLDTIGELSDWYYWAAIAFVGGSLVPKGGHNILETAIWGKAPFFGKHMHNFREIAELFKSKGAGIEIAGEEDLAIQISYYLENRSLLEEKGKNAVELLYEKQGASEKNLEFISKLIH; from the coding sequence ATGGCTACGCTGTTTTACAATTGTATTCTCATACTCCTATTTCCGTTTTTTGTCATTTGGTGGATGCTCAGCTTTACCAATTCGAAATATCGAACAGGCTGGAAAGAGCGGTTGGGATTTCTTCCTGTAGAACTGACTTCTTCGCTGAAAGATCGCTCCGTCTTCTGGATTCATACGGTTTCAGTGGGCGAAGGCAATGCCGCTGTACCTCTCTTGCTCAGACTCAAGGCGAAATACCCGGACAAAAAACTGGTCGTTTCTACAGTGACAGTCACCGGACAGAAGAATATCAGGGCCAAGATGAAAGGAATCGATGGACTCTTTTATTTTCCATTTGATTTTCCCTGGATTGTAAATCGGGTTATCGACCATATCCATCCGGAGCTCTTTATATTTTTTGAAACGGAAATATGGCCAAATTTATTAAACCGGCTTAGAAATAAGAATGTTCAATCCGTTCTGGTTAATGGACGAATATCCGACCAGTCATTCGGAAGGTACTTGAAAATCAGGAGTCTGATGAGTGTTTGGCTTGGAAGCATTTCCATTGCATTGATGCAGACAGAGGAAGATCGTAAGAAGTTTCTCGCCCTGGGGGGGCAACCTTCAAGTACTCATACGACTGGAAACACGAAATATGACCAGATTATTCGTCCGAACAGAATTCCCTTTCAGGAGTATCCTCTTTTGAGTCGTTGGGACTGGTGGATTGCGGGAAGTACTCATTCGAAAGAGGAGGAGATGATCCTGAAGGCCTATGTTTTGGTCAGGAAGCGCTTTCCGAGACTGGGTCTGATCCTGGCACCGCGGCATCCGGATCGCTGGAATGAGGTAACTGGATTATTGAACCGAACAGGAATTCGGTTTTTGAAAAGAACCGGTCTTTCCCAAAACCCGGAATGGAAACAGGAGGATGCACCCGTTATTTTACTGGATACCATCGGGGAGCTCTCCGATTGGTATTACTGGGCAGCGATCGCATTTGTAGGGGGAAGTCTTGTTCCAAAAGGGGGACACAATATACTTGAGACAGCTATCTGGGGTAAAGCCCCGTTTTTTGGAAAGCATATGCATAATTTCAGGGAAATAGCGGAACTCTTCAAATCCAAAGGGGCTGGAATTGAGATTGCCGGAGAGGAAGACCTGGCAATCCAGATTTCCTATTATCTGGAGAATCGCTCTCTTCTGGAAGAAAAGGGAAAGAATGCGGTGGAACTCCTATACGAAAAACAGGGAGCTTCGGAGAAAAATCTTGAATTCATTTCCAAACTTATTCATTAG